One part of the Musa acuminata AAA Group cultivar baxijiao chromosome BXJ1-5, Cavendish_Baxijiao_AAA, whole genome shotgun sequence genome encodes these proteins:
- the LOC135673418 gene encoding WRKY transcription factor 72A-like isoform X2, whose product MESTMVKIGGVGAESEGLKEFLARSVTNSHPTQMHYFGIGKKEEVKEPLDSDAEESELVSLSLGTRESRLGREEKAKNTCSDCCRHDKLEEGLSLGLERKMEAPISRQSGKPLPDLDADHDSSEEPKNEGSGEPWPPSRRTQMPRNEDEEVSPQHTLKRARVSVRARCDAPTMSDGCHWRKYGQKVAKGNPCPRAYYRCTVAPGCPVRKQVQRCVEDLSILISTYEGTHNHPLPISATAMASTTSAAAGMLMSGSTSSTSITSDIHGGSIGTSNNSMPWQFCSPSPSFYSSTSHPTITLDLTASSSTPQLRFPSNFPSISRYSSGLSFSTSESSKLPTSWSNIHQSYGVQPYGKSNTASLFLGRQPQDTFNLSYLPKMSSSAPSIPSQRSLTDMIAGAITSHPSFQSALAAAVTSYIGGARGAQGAREGSIYDPQRQEQLASPPTHAAAAISNGCTASSLTILNSSNANQTQ is encoded by the exons ATGGAATCCACTATGGTGAAGATAGGTGGGGTTGGAGCAGAAAGCGAGGGACTGAAAGAATTCCTTGCCCGAAGCGTGACAAACTCCCACCCCACTCAAATGCACTACTTCGGAATCGGCAAGAAGGAAGAAGTGAAGGAGCCTCTCGATTCTGACGCTGAAGAATCTGAACTTGTTTCTCTGAGTCTTGGAACGAGGGAAAGCAGGCTCggaagagaagagaaggcaaAGAACACATGCAGTGACTGCTGCAGGCATGATAAACTCGAGGAAGGTCTCTCTCTCGGGTTAGAGCGCAAAATGGAAGCTCCTATTAGCAGACAATCAGGCAAACCTCTACCAGATCTCGATGCAGATCATGACAGCTCTGAGGAGCCAAAGAACGAAGGATCCGGGGAGCCATGGCCGCCCAGCAGAAGAACACAGATGCCCCGAAATGAAGACGAGGAAGTGTCACCCCAACACACTCTCAAGAGAGCTAGGGTTTCAGTAAGAGCAAGATGTGATGCCCCGACA ATGAGTGATGGATGCCATTGGAGGAAATACGGGCAGAAGGTAGCCAAAGGAAATCCATGTCCACGAGCATACTATCGGTGCACTGTCGCACCAGGTTGCCCTGTGAGGAAGCAG gTGCAAAGATGTGTTGAGGACTTGTCCATACTGATCAGCACCTACGAAGGAACACACAACCACCCATTGCCCATCTCTGCCACAGCCATGGCTTCAACCACGTCGGCGGCTGCAGGCATGCTCATGTCCGGTTCCACCTCCTCCACCTCCATTACTTCCGACATCCATGGAGGAAGCATTGGCACGTCAAATAATTCGATGCCGTGGCAGTTCTGCTCTCCCAGTCCATCTTTCTACTCCTCGACTTCCCACCCTACGATCACATTGGATCTCACTGCATCATCATCAACACCCCAACTCAGGTTCCCATCAAACTTCCCCTCGATCTCACGGTACTCATCAGGCCTCAGCTTCTCCACCTCCGAGTCCAGCAAGCTACCAACATCCTGGAGCAATATACACCAAAGCTATGGAGTTCAGCCTTACGGCAAGAGCAACACAGCGTCGCTATTCCTCGGAAGGCAACCTCAAGACACCTTTAACCTCTCCTATCTACCCAAGATGAGTAGCTCAGCTCCATCCATTCCGAGCCAACGTTCACTGACAGACATGATTGCTGGGGCGATTACATCCCACCCGAGCTTCCAATCTGCATTAGCAGCTGCCGTAACATCGTACATCGGCGGAGCTCGTGGAGCTCAAGGTGCCAGAGAAGGTTCGATCTACGATCCGCAACGCCAAGAACAATTAGCCTCACCTCCAACGCATGCAGCTGCCGCCATCTCAAATGGTTGCACAGCAAGCTCCTTGACGATATTGAACTCTTCGAATGCAAACCAGACACAGTGA
- the LOC135673418 gene encoding WRKY transcription factor 72A-like isoform X1 gives MLSRAAVVEKMKVEGVGGRRDQETEDLGVEAQICSRESSKPSSPSKEDPNSSSQEDHMESTMVKIGGVGAESEGLKEFLARSVTNSHPTQMHYFGIGKKEEVKEPLDSDAEESELVSLSLGTRESRLGREEKAKNTCSDCCRHDKLEEGLSLGLERKMEAPISRQSGKPLPDLDADHDSSEEPKNEGSGEPWPPSRRTQMPRNEDEEVSPQHTLKRARVSVRARCDAPTMSDGCHWRKYGQKVAKGNPCPRAYYRCTVAPGCPVRKQVQRCVEDLSILISTYEGTHNHPLPISATAMASTTSAAAGMLMSGSTSSTSITSDIHGGSIGTSNNSMPWQFCSPSPSFYSSTSHPTITLDLTASSSTPQLRFPSNFPSISRYSSGLSFSTSESSKLPTSWSNIHQSYGVQPYGKSNTASLFLGRQPQDTFNLSYLPKMSSSAPSIPSQRSLTDMIAGAITSHPSFQSALAAAVTSYIGGARGAQGAREGSIYDPQRQEQLASPPTHAAAAISNGCTASSLTILNSSNANQTQ, from the exons ATGTTGAGCAGGGCTGCGGTGGTTGAGAAGATGAAGGTTGAAGGTGTTGGTGGCAGAAGGGACCAAGAAACCGAAGAT TTGGGTGTGGAAGCTCAGATCTGCAGTAGGGAGTCATCAAAGCCATCTTCTCCCAGTAAGGAGGATCCAAATAGTAGCAGTCAG GAGGACCATATGGAATCCACTATGGTGAAGATAGGTGGGGTTGGAGCAGAAAGCGAGGGACTGAAAGAATTCCTTGCCCGAAGCGTGACAAACTCCCACCCCACTCAAATGCACTACTTCGGAATCGGCAAGAAGGAAGAAGTGAAGGAGCCTCTCGATTCTGACGCTGAAGAATCTGAACTTGTTTCTCTGAGTCTTGGAACGAGGGAAAGCAGGCTCggaagagaagagaaggcaaAGAACACATGCAGTGACTGCTGCAGGCATGATAAACTCGAGGAAGGTCTCTCTCTCGGGTTAGAGCGCAAAATGGAAGCTCCTATTAGCAGACAATCAGGCAAACCTCTACCAGATCTCGATGCAGATCATGACAGCTCTGAGGAGCCAAAGAACGAAGGATCCGGGGAGCCATGGCCGCCCAGCAGAAGAACACAGATGCCCCGAAATGAAGACGAGGAAGTGTCACCCCAACACACTCTCAAGAGAGCTAGGGTTTCAGTAAGAGCAAGATGTGATGCCCCGACA ATGAGTGATGGATGCCATTGGAGGAAATACGGGCAGAAGGTAGCCAAAGGAAATCCATGTCCACGAGCATACTATCGGTGCACTGTCGCACCAGGTTGCCCTGTGAGGAAGCAG gTGCAAAGATGTGTTGAGGACTTGTCCATACTGATCAGCACCTACGAAGGAACACACAACCACCCATTGCCCATCTCTGCCACAGCCATGGCTTCAACCACGTCGGCGGCTGCAGGCATGCTCATGTCCGGTTCCACCTCCTCCACCTCCATTACTTCCGACATCCATGGAGGAAGCATTGGCACGTCAAATAATTCGATGCCGTGGCAGTTCTGCTCTCCCAGTCCATCTTTCTACTCCTCGACTTCCCACCCTACGATCACATTGGATCTCACTGCATCATCATCAACACCCCAACTCAGGTTCCCATCAAACTTCCCCTCGATCTCACGGTACTCATCAGGCCTCAGCTTCTCCACCTCCGAGTCCAGCAAGCTACCAACATCCTGGAGCAATATACACCAAAGCTATGGAGTTCAGCCTTACGGCAAGAGCAACACAGCGTCGCTATTCCTCGGAAGGCAACCTCAAGACACCTTTAACCTCTCCTATCTACCCAAGATGAGTAGCTCAGCTCCATCCATTCCGAGCCAACGTTCACTGACAGACATGATTGCTGGGGCGATTACATCCCACCCGAGCTTCCAATCTGCATTAGCAGCTGCCGTAACATCGTACATCGGCGGAGCTCGTGGAGCTCAAGGTGCCAGAGAAGGTTCGATCTACGATCCGCAACGCCAAGAACAATTAGCCTCACCTCCAACGCATGCAGCTGCCGCCATCTCAAATGGTTGCACAGCAAGCTCCTTGACGATATTGAACTCTTCGAATGCAAACCAGACACAGTGA